A genomic window from Gossypium hirsutum isolate 1008001.06 chromosome D12, Gossypium_hirsutum_v2.1, whole genome shotgun sequence includes:
- the LOC107929007 gene encoding RING-H2 finger protein ATL54, whose amino-acid sequence MGFQHRKLMSDPINETSTNDCSICYQFCLTSCSETCPALCPPYVPPDVDIYPPPSPFSDSGSHSNKPNKFLIITSTILAAAFLVLCCFAYYVWCYRRRSNGRSRSSEVETDETRDEFLDENHGPIVDHPIWYINTVGLQPSIIRSIAVCKYKRGDGLVEGTDCAVCLTEFEEDETLRLLPKCNHAFHVPCIDTWLRSHTTCPMCRAPIVSNPGNRGPSSSGVNNENPGRTEETQVVIVEEDNNEGPDDGGTSEIREEEERDELAVESERNNGDSSGTEDGIQAMRRSVSLNSMAASQISKDPINGSNPEGSSNGNSDNERGKEKEPSVRIVPRRVAGNQSLLRFMCQSSIGRSLQNKPGFMRRSFSYSGKFSLPIINNKTHNTNPPLRSF is encoded by the coding sequence ATGGGTTTCCAACATAGAAAGTTGATGTCTGATCCTATAAATGAAACCTCAACAAATGATTGTTCCATTTGTTACCAGTTCTGTCTTACATCATGTTCTGAAACATGTCCTGCTCTTTGTCCCCCTTATGTACCTCCTGATGTTGATATATACCCTCCTCCGAGCCCTTTTTCCGATTCCGGTTCTCATTCAAATAAACCCAACAAGTTTTTGATCATAACTTCAACTATCCTCGCCGCCGCTTTTCTGGTTCTTTGTTGTTTTGCTTACTATGTCTGGTGTTATAGACGACGGTCTAATGGTCGGAGCAGATCATCGGAGGTCGAAACGGATGAAACCCGAGATGAATTCCTAGATGAAAATCATGGTCCTATAGTTGACCATCCCATCTGGTATATCAACACCGTTGGTTTGCAACCGTCCATCATCCGTTCAATCGCGGTTTGTAAGTATAAGAGAGGCGACGGTCTTGTGGAAGGAACCGACTGCGCTGTTTGCTTGACCGAGTTCGAAGAAGACGAGACTCTCAGGCTGTTACCCAAGTGCAACCATGCTTTTCACGTTCCTTGTATCGACACTTGGCTTAGGTCGCACACCACTTGTCCTATGTGCCGAGCACCTATTGTTTCCAACCCCGGTAATAGAGGACCGTCGTCGTCCGGGGTAAATAATGAAAATCCGGGAAGAACTGAAGAAACCCAAGTTGTGATTGTGGAAGAGGATAATAATGAAGGACCTGATGATGGTGGAACAAGTGAAATAAGGGAGGAGGAAGAGAGAGATGAATTGGCAGTTGAAAGTGAGAGAAACAACGGTGATAGTTCGGGAACAGAGGATGGGATTCAAGCTATGAGAAGATCAGTTTCATTGAATTCCATGGCAGCTTCTCAGATCAGCAAGGATCCTATTAATGGTAGTAATCCAGAGGGGTCGTCTAATGGCAATTCAGATAATgaaaggggaaaagagaaagaacCGAGCGTCAGGATTGTTCCAAGGAGAGTTGCAGGGAATCAAAGTTTGCTCAGATTTATGTGTCAATCTTCCATAGGTAGATCCTTGCAAAATAAGCCAGGTTTCATGAGAAGATCATTTTCTTACAGTGGGAAATTCTCGTTGCCTATAATCAACAACAAGACCCACAATACAAATCCTCCATTGAGAAGCTTTTGA
- the LOC121224616 gene encoding serine/threonine-protein kinase PEPKR2: METLGKKRKGSEMLPSCRRSFSPITVVWPHLSLEDYSRQKRKCKEDEVLKVAVAFVTRVVKGIAIAPPCGSASLEPPNRGLKRKIGCIEAATQFGRKKKIEQDYDLGATIGSGKFGSVVLCRSKVNGEEFACKTLRKGEDLVHQEVEIMQHLSGHPGIVTLKAVYEDLKSFFLVMELCSGGRLLDQMAKERRYSEYHAANILKELVLVIKYCHDMRVVHRDIKPENILLTATGQMKLADFGLAVRMSNGQSLTGVVGSPAYVAPEVLTGHYSEKVDIWSAGVLLHALLVSVLPFHGDTLDSVFEAIKNADLDFENGAWRSISQPARDLVARMLTRDVSVRLTADEVLGHPWILFHTEATLGMASLETKMGNHEKPASPQLTVSPGVVSERSKMIPNGFLNDDSFLFLSSNSSSTRSEVQDSALVDALTVAISRVAISEPKRTRLCGPSGPIQQECSSNIKVNNNNNNLCTAF; this comes from the exons ATGGAAACCCTTGGGAAGAAGAGGAAGGGCTCGGAAATGTTGCCATCATGTCGTAGGTCCTTTTCTCCTATAACGGTTGTTTGGCCTCACTTGTCACTGGAAGATTACTCGAGGCAGAAAAGGAAGTGTAAGGAAGATGAAGTGCTTAAAGTAGCTGTTGCCTTTGTTACGAGAGTAGTCAAAGGGATTGCCATTGCCCCACCTTGTGGGAGTGCATCTTTGGAACCACCCAATAGGGGCCTTAAGAGGAAAATTGGGTGTATTGAGGCAGCAACTCAATTTGGTCGGAAAAAGAAGATTGAGCAAGATTATGATTTGGGTGCAACAATTGGGAGTGGAAAATTTGGATCGGTTGTATTGTGTCGAAGTAAGGTGAATGGCGAAGAGTTTGCATGCAAAACGTTACGCAAAGGTGAAGATCTTGTGCATCAGGAAGTGGAGATAATGCAACACCTCTCTGGTCATCCTGGTATTGTGACATTGAAGGCAGTGTATGAGGATCTGAAATCTTTCTTTCTTGTGATGGAGCTTTGCTCCGGGGGACGGCTCCTCGATCAGATGGCTAAAGAGAGGCGTTATTCAGAGTACCATGCCGCTAATATACTCAAGGAACTGGTTCTAGTTATCAAATATTGCCATGATATGCGTGTCGTTCATCGGGATATAAAGCCTGAGAATATCCTTCTCACAGCTACTGGACAGATGAAGCTCGCAGATTTTGGATTAGCTGTGAGGATGTcaaatg GTCAGAGCTTGACAGGTGTGGTAGGCAGTCCTGCTTATGTTGCCCCAGAAGTTCTAACAGGCCATTATTCGGAAAAAGTTGACATCTGGAGTGCTGGTGTCCTCCTTCATGCCCTCTTGGTTAGTGTGCTTCCATTCCATGGTGACACTTTGGATTCAGTATTCGAGGCTATTAAGAATGCTGACCTTGATTTTGAGAATGGTGCGTGGAGGTCCATATCTCAACCTGCACGAGATCTGGTTGCACGTATGCTGACAAGAGATGTTTCAGTGAGGTTAACTGCTGATGAAGTATTAG GGCATCCATGGATATTGTTCCATACTGAAGCAACATTGGGAATGGCTTCTCTTGAGACAAAAATGGGAAACCATGAAAAACCGGCTTCCCCACAACTGACCGTCTCACCTGGGGTTGTGTCGGAGAGAAGCAAGATGATACCCAATGGCTTTCTCAATGATGATTCTTTCCTGTTTTTATCATCTAATAGTTCATCTACAAGGTCAGAAGTGCAAGACAGCGCATTGGTTGATGCTCTCACTGTTGCGATTTCTCGCGTGGCAATATCTGAACCAAAAAGAACCAGGCTATGCGGCCCTAGTGGTCCTATTCAACAAGAGTGTTCTTCTAACATTAAggtcaacaacaacaacaacaacctcTGTACAGCATTTTGA